Sequence from the Nocardiopsis sp. YSL2 genome:
CGTGGGCACCACCGTGGAGCACGTGGACCGGCTCGTCGGCGCGGTCGCCGACCTGGTCGCGCACGGGCCCCGGTGGGAGTACGCCGACGGCGACGGCCGCCTGGTCCCGACCCCGGATCCCCGCAACGTGCTGTCACTCTGACCGAGCCCCCACGGCCTCGAAGGTCGCGGTGCCAGGCCCGATCCGGGAGCACACGAACCTCTTGTGCCCCAGAGGGCTACAAACGGCGAAATGGGTCGCATAACACTCGGGGGTGTGTGAGGGATCACGTTCCCAGGCGGTACGATCGGGGCCCTGACGGCAAGGCGCGATGCCCCGGGGCCCGATCGGTCCGCGCGGGAGGACCGCTCTGCCTCCCGCGAGCGAACCGGCTGGGGGAGCGAGTACGTGACGGATGTCCGGGGGCCGAAACCGGGCCGTACGACGGCCGCCTGCCAGCCACCTGCGCAGATTCCTCCTCAGGTCTCGCGCGTCGTGAGCATCGGGGCCCGTGCGCGACCTCCCGAACCCGCCGTCTCCGAGGAGACGCGCCTGCACCAGGCCTTCCTGGGCCGGGTGATCGACTTCCTCTGCGCCGACACGGGCGTCACCCAGTTCATCGACTGGGGGTGTCCGGTCCCCGGCACCGCCGAGCGCGTGCGCGCCGCCCGGGCCGACGCCCGGTTCGTCCACGTGGCACCGCAGGGCGCGGCCGGGATGCTGTCCTCGTCCGACACCGCCGTGATCACCGGGGACGGCTCCGGCGACGGTGCGCTCACGCGGCGCCTCACCACCTCCGGGCTCGTCGACTTCGACGAGCCCGTCGCCGTTCTGATGACCCGCCCCTTCACCGCGGACGACCCGCCGGCCGAGATCGCGGCCCTGCACGCCCTCATGCGCGGCGGCGGCTATCTGGCCCTGACCTC
This genomic interval carries:
- a CDS encoding SAM-dependent methyltransferase, with protein sequence MTDVRGPKPGRTTAACQPPAQIPPQVSRVVSIGARARPPEPAVSEETRLHQAFLGRVIDFLCADTGVTQFIDWGCPVPGTAERVRAARADARFVHVAPQGAAGMLSSSDTAVITGDGSGDGALTRRLTTSGLVDFDEPVAVLMTRPFTADDPPAEIAALHALMRGGGYLALTSTAPRRTVERAFRPFRPIEPGVADLTWWPYPDEDVCAQGTGILGGLGRRQR